Proteins encoded together in one Planctopirus ephydatiae window:
- the flgK gene encoding flagellar hook-associated protein FlgK — MSLNGALAVASRSLEIFSASVQVASNNIANANTKGFVRDAVSLTPAGSYQTGSLLVGSGVLAVGVRQQLDNYLESRIHAANGDAASSTIKSATWQRLEATLGELGDEDLSTALNDFVASLQTLTGAPDSAGQRQITLQETEALVNHITSLRGKVDDLRTTLNDQLTSQVDEANRLINQIVNLNPKISALEANGLNQSDAGALRVERLNAINRLSELIPVKAIERPSGQVDLYSGSEYIILDGYTQNLEVTPATDGTFGVLNVQTTITKASVTNGGGEIQGTIESRDTILGGFTKQLDQLASGLIYEANRIHSQGEGLTGYSTVTGTYQVADANAALNTSAAGLSFPVQHGSFMIKVRNLTSGETTESTIAIDLDGLGTDTTLNDVVASLNAVGQVSAQVTADGQLQINAAAGYELRFGADSSGFLATLGINTLFTGTDSGNIAVNQVVANNQNLLATGRGGGAGDSSNVALLAKVLTVASSQLNGLSISQFQDNLIAGVGQSSAAEQAVEKGFTGFRDSLLTQREQVSGVSLDEETLNILNLQRTYQASARIISVVDELFNTLLNI; from the coding sequence ATGTCACTTAATGGTGCTTTGGCTGTTGCTTCACGTTCGCTGGAAATCTTTTCGGCCAGCGTACAGGTTGCCAGCAACAATATTGCGAACGCCAATACCAAAGGTTTTGTTCGCGATGCCGTTTCTCTCACACCGGCGGGAAGCTATCAGACAGGTTCACTGCTGGTGGGGAGCGGTGTGCTGGCTGTCGGAGTTCGACAGCAACTCGACAATTATCTCGAAAGCCGTATCCATGCAGCGAATGGCGATGCTGCGTCATCGACCATCAAAAGTGCCACATGGCAACGACTCGAAGCCACTCTGGGCGAACTGGGCGATGAAGATCTCTCGACAGCACTGAATGATTTTGTGGCCTCCTTACAGACGTTGACAGGTGCTCCGGATTCGGCGGGACAACGGCAGATTACCCTGCAGGAAACCGAGGCACTGGTCAACCATATCACGTCATTGCGTGGCAAAGTGGATGACCTGCGTACCACACTTAACGATCAACTGACATCTCAGGTGGATGAAGCCAATCGTTTGATTAATCAGATTGTCAATCTGAATCCCAAGATCAGTGCTCTCGAAGCGAACGGACTTAACCAGAGCGATGCGGGGGCCTTGCGTGTGGAAAGGTTGAATGCCATCAACCGGCTTTCGGAATTGATCCCTGTGAAAGCGATCGAAAGGCCTTCGGGTCAGGTCGATCTCTACTCGGGGAGCGAGTACATCATTCTGGACGGATATACGCAGAATCTGGAAGTGACACCTGCGACAGATGGCACTTTTGGTGTGCTGAATGTGCAGACGACAATCACGAAAGCTTCAGTGACCAATGGTGGCGGCGAGATTCAGGGAACTATTGAATCTCGCGACACTATTCTGGGAGGCTTCACAAAACAGCTCGACCAACTCGCCAGTGGCCTGATCTATGAAGCCAATCGTATTCACAGCCAGGGCGAAGGGTTAACAGGTTACTCGACAGTGACCGGAACCTATCAAGTGGCGGATGCCAATGCGGCATTAAACACCAGTGCTGCAGGACTGAGTTTCCCTGTGCAGCATGGCAGCTTTATGATCAAGGTGCGCAATCTCACCAGTGGTGAAACCACAGAAAGTACGATTGCCATCGATCTCGATGGATTAGGTACGGATACTACACTCAATGATGTGGTGGCCAGCCTGAATGCCGTCGGTCAGGTGAGTGCCCAGGTGACTGCCGACGGCCAGTTGCAGATCAATGCGGCAGCCGGCTATGAGTTACGATTTGGAGCCGATAGCAGCGGTTTTTTAGCCACACTCGGAATTAATACACTCTTTACGGGGACGGATTCCGGAAATATTGCGGTCAATCAGGTCGTAGCCAATAACCAGAATCTGCTGGCCACGGGACGAGGCGGAGGTGCAGGTGATTCGAGCAATGTGGCTTTACTGGCCAAAGTCCTGACAGTGGCATCGAGTCAGCTGAACGGACTTTCTATCTCGCAGTTTCAGGACAATCTCATCGCGGGTGTCGGCCAGTCTTCAGCTGCTGAGCAGGCTGTTGAAAAAGGATTTACTGGCTTTCGAGATTCCCTGTTGACGCAGAGAGAACAGGTCTCGGGAGTCAGCCTTGATGAAGAGACGCTGAACATTCTCAATCTGCAGCGAACATATCAGGCTTCGGCACGCATCATTTCAGTGGTGGATGAGCTCTTTAATACATTGCTGAATATCTAA
- a CDS encoding flagellin, with product MALGNIGIGRMPNSLLYSNANRDLQTGTSLISRLQQQINTQQKYNLLSENPTATRQTSSLQSLLERVQGVRSQHTFNQGFLSAADNALGAVNDVVVQAKGILQTGIGSTSTPEEKIGLANEVATLIQSALNSANTQYQDRYLFSGTATGISPFERAGDTVIYRGNSGEVQAFVDVNQLVSTSLSGIDAFGGISQPNATALSPALELTTPLSALKNGAGVNLSSLTVTVDNGTPIEKTIDLRTAATIGDLKTRIEAAFAGEAETVTVDIDPLSPGGLRITPSNGTVAIANSGSGTTATQLRLATGPVAVAQGGSLEPAVTLSTSVAALNGGVGIGATAGTGLQIVNGETTTIVDLDGATTVQQVLQRIRAADPNVSAEIDPAGRGLIVGTRLSGANFSIGENGGTNATGLGLRTFTGETSLSQLNLGKGVVFTPGSPISITRRDGTTTNIDLSSASTIQDVLNLFNAADPGVLTASLNAVGNGISLTDSSGAGPLTVAATESAIALGIDGTENTGATGVLAGDDVNPQRTGGVFDLLISLENALRSNDNVELARLSPLLEKASGQITIARTEIGTRQQLIDEVGNRLDDQNLLTKETLSNIFDTDLTEAATQLLQLRQVYEASMQLTAQTLQLSILNYL from the coding sequence ATGGCTCTAGGAAACATCGGTATCGGTCGAATGCCGAACAGCCTGCTCTACAGCAATGCCAATCGCGATCTGCAAACAGGCACCAGTTTGATCTCGCGTTTGCAGCAGCAGATCAATACTCAGCAGAAGTACAATCTCCTTTCGGAGAATCCTACAGCCACGCGCCAGACTTCGTCTTTGCAATCGCTGTTAGAGCGAGTTCAAGGGGTTCGCAGCCAGCATACTTTCAATCAGGGATTTCTGAGTGCAGCCGACAATGCCCTGGGTGCTGTGAATGATGTGGTCGTGCAAGCAAAAGGAATTTTGCAGACAGGGATTGGCTCGACATCGACGCCGGAAGAAAAGATCGGCCTCGCAAATGAAGTCGCCACATTGATTCAAAGTGCTCTGAACTCAGCCAATACGCAGTATCAGGATCGATATCTTTTCAGCGGTACAGCCACTGGAATTTCTCCCTTTGAACGTGCGGGCGACACGGTGATTTATCGTGGGAATTCGGGAGAAGTCCAAGCCTTTGTGGATGTTAATCAACTGGTTTCGACATCCCTTTCCGGAATTGATGCCTTTGGTGGCATCTCGCAACCGAATGCCACTGCACTTTCACCAGCGCTCGAACTGACGACCCCGCTCTCGGCACTGAAAAATGGGGCCGGCGTGAATCTGTCTTCGCTGACAGTGACTGTCGACAACGGTACTCCCATTGAGAAGACGATCGATTTAAGAACCGCTGCCACCATTGGCGATCTCAAGACCCGCATCGAAGCCGCCTTTGCGGGAGAAGCCGAGACCGTGACGGTGGACATTGATCCTCTCAGTCCTGGCGGGCTCCGAATTACACCCTCCAATGGTACGGTAGCAATCGCAAATAGCGGCAGTGGCACGACAGCCACACAATTACGATTGGCGACAGGCCCTGTCGCTGTGGCTCAAGGAGGAAGTCTCGAACCAGCCGTCACTCTTTCGACCAGCGTGGCGGCCCTCAATGGCGGTGTCGGGATTGGTGCGACCGCTGGAACTGGCCTGCAGATTGTGAATGGAGAGACCACCACGATTGTCGATCTCGATGGTGCCACGACCGTACAACAGGTGTTGCAGCGAATTCGAGCGGCTGACCCGAATGTCTCTGCAGAAATCGATCCAGCCGGTCGCGGCCTGATTGTCGGAACTCGACTGAGTGGGGCAAATTTTTCCATCGGAGAGAACGGCGGCACCAATGCGACAGGCCTGGGGCTGAGAACATTCACTGGCGAGACATCGCTTTCGCAACTCAATCTGGGCAAAGGAGTCGTCTTTACACCTGGCTCACCAATCAGCATCACCCGCCGGGATGGAACCACGACAAACATTGATCTCTCGTCCGCCAGCACCATTCAGGATGTGCTCAATCTCTTCAATGCGGCTGACCCGGGTGTACTTACTGCGAGCCTGAATGCAGTTGGTAATGGCATTTCTTTGACGGATTCCTCGGGAGCGGGGCCACTGACTGTCGCTGCCACCGAGAGTGCCATCGCTTTAGGGATTGATGGAACCGAAAACACGGGAGCAACCGGTGTGCTGGCTGGAGATGACGTGAATCCTCAGCGAACAGGTGGTGTGTTCGATTTGCTGATCTCTCTCGAAAACGCACTGCGCTCAAATGATAATGTTGAGCTGGCGAGACTCTCGCCTTTACTTGAGAAAGCCTCGGGCCAGATCACGATCGCTCGGACAGAAATTGGTACACGACAACAATTGATCGATGAAGTGGGTAATCGACTCGATGACCAGAACCTGCTGACCAAAGAGACGTTATCAAACATCTTTGACACTGACCTGACCGAAGCTGCGACGCAACTTCTGCAACTCCGGCAAGTCTACGAAGCTTCCATGCAACTCACCGCTCAAACTCTGCAGTTAAGCATTCTCAACTATCTTTAA